The genomic region cataggaattcatgtttttttccaaaatatagtccggcccccccacatggtcagagggacagtggaccggcccccggctgaaaaaggttgctgacccctggcttagttgAAGTCTGACGCCCTCTaattcaggggtcggcaaactaagggccgcgggccggatcaggcccaattggcTTCAGGATCTGGCCTGTGAACTGTCCGTGGATCGGCATGGGGATTCTGTTCATTCGGGCTGCGCCATTTCTCCCCCTGcgacatttcatttcccccccctccctcccacacattgcggcactgcctcctcctccctccctcttcctggcttctccctgccctgcctagaggaggaaggaggctgggCTGAGCACCATTTGATGCAGCCCCTGTCCATAGCCAGCCCTTTCACgccgctcatcttccctccgccTCGCCGCTGCTGCCGTCCCCCTGGTGCttctgtgggccagagagcagagtggacgagctcgctctgcctacccacgagaagcggcggtggcagccccagggaaggtaagTGCAATGGCTGGGgttaggggggtggggaggaggactacttgcccccctcgcctccTCTTCCAGCTCCCACCCCCGTGCCACTTCTCCGtcctgccacaaggtctgagggacagtggaccagcccgtggcggcaggggcgtagcaaaggggggttggggggccgccctgggttccacaatggagggggtgacaaattacgaagggaattttttttttgaaaaaattttttttttttgaaaaaaagaacttttgggggggaaattgaatttctttttgaaaatgcctgctccgaaggtcttatcttactatactagggattatatagctatatatgaaatttcatgcatatcggttaatatcttgactctccaccaccaaaatagctgttcacttggctgttttcctatgtcatgaaggctgaaatttcagttcagagaacacttactgttcccaaccctaaccctgtggaaagccatctaattagactttaatttgattttgatatgtttttaggaggtaatttaattattgtttgatttcataccaatgttatgtaactgatgttagccaccctgagcccgacttcggctggggagggtgggatataaataaaagttattattattattattattattattattattattattattattacttgttattattcctttgtaagaaaatatgaaataacgtaaaaccattttttgcgggggggaatcaatgggggggttgacaagaaattttccgcaccaggtaccacctgaccttcccatgtctgtggcggggggtgacaaaaatttttttgcccccgggtaccaatttaccttgctacgcccctgcgtgCCAGGAAAAATTTGCCGACCCCTCCTCTAATTCCCACCTACTGACTGTATCCCTGtaacaaacagtattgaaagtgggttTGCTTGCGTGTAACTGCCCCGACACCATCCTGAGCACAAATCACCAGCAATGCacagtaaaaagggggggagcgtTCCTGGAGGGCCCCACATTTAAATGTTGTGCCTTTGTGCAGCCTTGTGCAGAACAGGATTTAAAGGCCAGGGATTGCAGGATCCCTGTTACTGGAGACGGGAACACACCTGTCTCCGAAGCTCAAGGGAGCAGTTCTCATTCGTACAGGCAAACAGGAGAATTCTGCATTTGTCCTCTAATGCAAATAtgtggggagggcattccaggatTTGCATTACCTACATAAAAGGCAATGTGTTGTGCCAAATTCAGGCATAAAGGCATCAGGACAGTTGCCACtacaggtgtgtgtatgtgttccgGAGTGGGGGGGGTTATGGTGTTCCAGCCACATGGAAGCAAATCTTTGCCATTGGCTCCCTTGCTGTggtgttccctcccccccccccaaaaaaaaacaccaccaggtATTTTCagctgacaaaacaaaataaaaaattaaaaaaattccttccagtagcaccttagagaccaactacgtttgttcttggtatgagcttttgtgtgcatgcacacttcttcagatacactgaaacagaagtcaccagacccttatatatagtgaaagggttgagaggggtattactcagaagggtggtgggaatgggtgattggctgatgggtgtggaaaacctgttgacgactgttaacaactgcaatcggtcttacaggaaaaagcaaggggtgagatggctaaagatagctttgtcatgtataatgagataagaatccaatgtctttgttcagaccaggtctctccatgttTTTAAatctggtaatgagttgcaattcagcaacttctctttccagtctatttctgaaattcctttgtattaagacagctactttgagatcttgtatagaatgtcctgggagattgaagtgttctcctactggtttctctgtcttgtgattcctgatatcagatttatgtccattaaaAACACCatcactggccccaacaacatcaaacataccatctcaggactatttaattgctcatcttctaacattgtgtatgcaatcaaatgccaacagtgcccttcagctctctatattggacaaacaggccaaaccctacgccaaaggataaatggacatactgtaaatctggtgacttctgtttcagtgtatctgaagaagtgtgcatgcacacgaaagctcataccatgaacaaacttagttggtctctaaggtgctactggaaggatttttttattttttattttgttttgactatggcagaccaacacggctacctacctgtaacttcagctGACAAAAGCAGCCACTGGGTTATGAGGCCTTGCATTCATAAAACCCAGTGGTTAGACAGCCAGGCCAACTTAATAGGCCACCAGTGGATACACTAAAGTAAAGGACATTTAAATCTGGGGTCCTCAACATGGCACTCGTGGGCACCATGGTCTTGGCACCTACCAAGGCTCCTGGCCCCTCACGGTTTTTAGTTTTTATTCAGTTGTAAATGgggggtttgtttttgcttttgaggTGGATTGTTTTGGGATTgcctgtttttctgtttttttatatatctgATGTGCCTGTTGTGGGGAGTGGGAGGCGATTCCGAACATGTTTTAATTCGGTGGTATTTGTCTTTTGTTCTTCGATTCTGAAATGTGTCCTTAAAGGTTGGGGGCCCCTGTTTTCGCTCCATCGTTTTCCTGGCCTCCTTTCCTCATTCTCCCTCTTTTCCCCCTTCTTGTCTTCCAGATAATTGCATTCTGGCATTGAATTGGACCAGACCGGAAAGAAAATGGTGTGTATTCTAATGAAGACAAATGCCCTTATTTCAATGAGAGACACCGGGTCGTAAGGGGTGGAGGGCAGAGAGCCCTTTGCTACAAGACAGATATTTATATAGCCCCCACCGCCCCGACCTTTGCAGATAAGGTGACACAGTCTCTGTTTTGGAAAGAGCTCCTCCAGATAAGACACGGCCATGTACTCGTTTCTGCCAGAGAACTTCACTCCCGTGAAGCAGAAGCCGGTCAAGGAGCTGAAACCCATGATAGTGGCCATCGTGCTCGGCCTCATCCTGCTCATCGCAGCCGTGGTGGCCTGGTGCTACTATGTGTCATCCCTTCGGAAGGCGGAGAGGCTGAAGACGGAGCAGATGGACCTCCATCAGGACGGCTTCACCATCAAAAACCAGGACGGGGAGATCGTCTTCAGGCTGGCCTTCCAGTCGGGCATCCTTGACTTGGAGTCTTGCTCCAGGGAGGGTGCCAATCTAACCTGCACCAGGACCGACAAAGGGAAGCTCAACTTCTTCATCAAGATCGTCACCCCAAAAGACACGGTGATGTGCTACCGGGTCCGTTGGGAGGAGTTTGTGGCGGACACCGTGGTGGAGCACAAGATGTTCTGGGGGGATGCCCATTGGTACGGGGGCTGCGAGATGAGCGTGCAGCACTGGCCCATTAAGCTGCCCGGGTACCAGGAGCCCATGCCGTTTGTGACCAGCGACGTGTACTCTTTCAGGAACAGCTTTGGGGGAATCCTAGAGAGGTACTGGCTGTCCTCCAAGGCGGCCGCCATCAAGATCAACGACTCCGTGCCCTTCCACCTCGGGTTCAACGCCTCCGAAAGGTCCCTCGTCTTCCAGGCCAGGTACAAAGATTCCCCCTACAAGCCTCCGCTGGGGCAGCCGCCGTTCCCAGAGCTGAGCTACCGTGTCTGTATCGGCTCCGACGTGACCTCCATCCACAAGTACATGGTGAGGAAGTATTTCTACAAGCCTTCGAAAATCCCCTCGGAAAACGCCTTCAAGTACCCGATCTGGTCGACCTGGGCCTTGTACAAAAACGACATCGACCAGGACAAGCTGCTGCGCTTTGCAGAGAAGATCAAAAAGTACAAGTTCAACTGGAGCCACATCGAGATAGACGACACCTACACGCAAGCGTACGGGGACTTCGACTTCGACCCGGTCAAGTTCCCGAACGTGACGGAGACGTTCAAGAAACTCAAAGAAGACGGGTTTCAGGTCACTCTCTGGACGCACCCGTTCATAAACTACAATTCCTCCAACTTTGGGGTAGGCATAGAGAGGCAGCTTTTCATCAAGGAGCCGACGGGGAGGCTTCCTGCTATGGTCGAGTGGTGGAACGGGATTGGCGCCATATTGGATTTCACCAACCCTGCGGCCAGGGATTGGTTCCAGAGCCACCTGAGGCAACTCCGGAGTAAGTACGGCATCTCTTCCTTCAAGTTTGATGCGGGAGAGACCAGCTACCTTCCCAAACAGTTCAGCACCTACCGCCCCTTGTCGGACCCCAGCATTTGGTCCAGGCGCTACACGGAAATGGCCATCCCATTTTACGAGCTAGCGGAAGTCAGGGTTGGCTACCAGTCTCAGAACATCTCCTGCTTCTTCCGCATCATTGACAGGGATTCCGTCTGGGGTTATGAGCTTGGGCTGAAGTCCTTGATACCGACCGTCTTGACCATCAGCATGCTGGGATACCCTTTCATATCGGCCGACATGATTGGCGGGAACTTCTTTCCCAACAAGACGGATGGGGCGGTGGAAATCCCAGACCAAGAGCTCTACATCCGATGGCTGGAGCTGTCGGCCTTCATGCCTTCCATGCAGTTCTCCATCCCACCGTGGCTTTACGACAGAGAGGTCATAGACATCGCCCTGAAGTTCACCAGGCTCCACGAGTCTTTGGTTGCCCCCCTCTTGCTGGAGCTGGCCGGGGAGATCACCGACACTGGGGACCCCATCATCCGGCCCATCTGGTGGATTTCTCCCCACGATGAGGCTGCACACAAGATCGATTCCCAGTTCCTCATCGGGGACACCTTGATGGTGGCTCCCGTCTTGGAGATGGGCAAGCAAGAGCGAGACATTTACATCCCAGCTGGCAAATGGCGCAGCTACAAAGGGGAGCTCTTTGAAAAGACACCCACCTTGGTGACGGATTATCCTGTCGATTTGGATGAAGTAGCTTATTTTGTCTGGGTGTCCTAACCgccttcagctgctgctgccaccaccagctTTGAAGCTTAGTGAAAGTCAAACAGGCCTTATTCTAGGAATATTAACAATGAATAATTCTAATCCGTTAAGGAGGCAGAAAGGGGGGAGACTGGAAATGGCTATATATTTGTCCCTTGCATATGCTGTAAAGATCTAGCTTCGTTCTTGTGATCTAGAAACGCTGGATAACAATGGCATGGGATTTGCACATTCGAGGAAACGGTCTTTCCGGTCTCCCCTCGCAAGGCCCATAACTGCACATTGACCTCTCTCCCAAACAAATTTATTCCATTTTTCGATGTGGGTGTTGGGGGCCTTTGCAATGCCAGCTGCGGTTATTTACAAACCCATCTGTAGTCTCTGGTGCCTCGGATTGGGTGCACGTAGCAGGCTGTTAGCCAGACCGTCCAGACTGGATCTTTCTTTTAAGCTGTGGGAAGCTTCTTCCCTGCCTATAGCTTTTCCAAATATGAGCCAAGGGAAAACCTTGAGCTATGAGCAAGGGATCCCTGCCCTACTAGGGAAGGGGTTCTTTCCCCAGATAGGGAGGTGTTCAGGGTTGCTATAGCACAACTAGCCTTATATTTTACAGTGCGGTAAGCTACTATTTGAAATAACTGGGGAGGTTTTCCTAAAGGGTATAACTTCAGTTTATTACAGGCACAgatatccacacacacatacgcatCTATTCCTCGTCTGGTGTTAGATGAGGCTGGCTTATCATGTTGCGTAGGCCTTTAGTTACCAGGCTGGGCTGGTTACTCAGCTCTGGGGCTTTTGAACAGGACGGGCATCTCAGCCTCCCCAAAAGGATAATAATCTCCGATAATATATGGGTGGCATGCTTGCTCCCCCAGCAAACAGGTGTGTTTTAGAGGTGTGGATCGGGAATTAAAGCCCTTTCTTGCTGCTGCGCCTCCTCCGGGGTTATTTTCAAAGGTGCCTATGCAGCTCCCTTGCCAATAAAGGATTGACTTTCAACTCACCAACGGttcccaggaagaagaggagcatCGCCAGACTCCTCCAGACGAGAGACACGGCAAGCTCTTGTTGGCAGCCCACGTGACTCTTGTGTGTTCAAAGAGGCAGCTAGGGGAGGGTGAGAGCAGGGCGGGGGGATCAAAGCTCTACTGTTAACTTGCTAATAGGACACGGAATAAAATTGGTTCTTCCTGCTCCCAAGTGATGCTGCGCCAAATGGGCAGGTTCGTGGTTTCTCCTTCTGGAAGGCAAACTGAAGCTAATGTGACCttggtgttctgttgttttcaTTAGGATTTGACAAGGGGGGTCCTTATCCTTATAGTCAACTGCAGTAAGGAatttttaaggggtggggtctCTGCTCTCCAAAAGCTCCCACTCAGATCCCCATTGCACCCTGGTGACTGCCATTTTGGAGGGAAATTGACAATCCGTATTATGATTTGCCCTCTTCCCTGAGTGGTAGACATCTTAAGGTCCCTTTGCTCCCGTTTTGACGCCCTCTCAAGCTacgtattttgctttttaaaaggagaagGGCTCAGAACCCTGAAAAGGGGAAGGAGGTTCTGTGCTGCCGAGGATAATGGGGAATGGCGCCCAGGAGCAAAACAGAATGCAGAGGAACCTATTAGCTGGATATTCAGGGCAGCATAAAGGAACCCTTCACTTGGgtttatggaactcactgccacatggTGGGGGCGGGGACTGACCGCTAACTTAGATCTCTTTTAAAAGAGATGAGACTTTTATGCAGATCTAACAGTGGCTATTAGTCATGACAGCAAAGTGGAACTTCCATGTCCAGGCAGAGTACCTCTGAATTCTGGGTGCTGAGCCGTGAACATTGGTAGAAGGCTGTTGCCTTcatttcctgcttgcaggcttccctctgGGGCACGTGAGAAAGAGGGTGCTGGGCTTAGATGGGTTCCTTTTGGTCTGATAACTTTGGAGCTTCCTTGATGCAGCAAGAAGAGAGGACATAAGCTAAAGTTCTTTGGGTACTGTGCTTGCTTATTCACAGGGCTGCCCGCTTCCCATACAATGCGCAAAAACCAACAGACAATCACGGAAATAATAACCcaatatgaaatacacaaaaccaTGAAAAACTCGGAAATATGAACTATAAGAATATAAGATGACagcaaattgggaggggtggctaataccccagaggacaagatcacacttcaaaatgaccgtaacagattagagaactgggccaaagcaaacaagatgaattttaacagggagaaatgtaaagtactacatttaggggggggggatgaaaggcacaaatacaggatgggtgacacctggcttgagagcagtacatgtgaaaaggatctaggagtctggGCATCTCAGCCCGATCTCTTGCAAGTTGGGCAGATGgcctgttgttttattttaaagcaacacGTGTTCGCTGATGGAGTCATCGCTCGCTTTTCCCCTAAAGAAAGAAAGACGGCCACAAACATTTAAAGTGCTCTGCGGATTCTGCGATTGTGATGGTTGCCTTTCCTGCATAGAGGTTCCTACCCAAAACACGCCTCTGTAGCTGACACTTCTCTGTTGAAAGAGAgcccttcaaaataaaaataaatcacacgCAGCTGGAAaacgttccccacccccacccccaccccccaatagaTCATCCAAGGACAGAAATGTGTGTCTTTTGCTAATTGAACTGCAGAGCTGCTAGGAAGCAATGTTGCATTTCTCTTCACCCTGACAGTGTTTCATTTCAGCTCCAGGGCAAAAAAGGATTCACCTgagctcattttttttaaaaaaaaaataataatatgttaaCGTACAGTCTGTCACTGTCAAATAGGGACAATCCAGTTTAAAGCAGTGAATATGAACTGTATGGGCGAGTGTCTCTGCATTTCTGCTGTTTCATAACTTACCCAGGCTTGAGATACAGCTTTTTCACACAAACCATAGAAAACACGACCTTCATCGAGTCACGGAATggtaagttggaagggacccagagggttaTCTAGTAgcacccactgcaatgcaggaatcctgcccacagctaccgctgggtgggcttgaaccccCAACCTCCATGTCAGAAGCCACACAGGCTGACCCATCGCACCACCTGCTGCTGAGATCTCTAAGGAACAAGCCAGAGGGTTCTGGATTCACAATGGAGGTAGTTGATTCTAGAAGAGGGGAAGGGGATCTCAggcttgggggccaaatgtggttcTTTATCTGGCCCCTGGGACTCTCCACAGCCAACCCCCCTCCTCTCAGGCCACAGCCCTTTCCAGCTCTTACTTCataccctccttgaatgtttttgcctgggcGGGATATATCATTGAGCTCTGGTGATGCCtcttggccgggggggggggggtcagcaaactttttcagcagggggccggtccactgtccctcagaccttgtggggggtcggattttggagggggggggaatgaacgaattcctatgctccacaaataacccagagatgcattttaaataaaaggacacattctactcatgtaaaaacacgctgattcccggaccgtctgtgggccgcatttagaaggcgattgggccgcatcctgcccccgggccttagtttggggacccctgctcttggcTGTCTAGAGGGGACGTGCAGGTGCGTGGACACCAGTCAGCTGTAGGTAAAATTTACATCAATTGCCCTGCCCTCTCttgcctttggccccacccaccactgccatgtggcccttgggaggcTGCCCAGATAAGAAAGTGGCCCCTCGTCTGGAAAATGCTCCTGACGCCTATTCTTGAAACTTGCAAACGATCCCCATCGTTTCTCCAGTGTCTGCTGTGCCCTGCCAAGGTAAGAGGCCTCCTTTGCTCAGAGAACTGCCCTCTTGTCTCTGGAGAAAAGGCTTGTCGTTTTTTCCTTACATGAAACAGGATTCTGCCCAATCTCCCCGTGCCCTTAAGATGAAACCTACCTCCTCCAAATGCAGGATTAAGTTCAGAGCAAGGCAAAGGAGGAagtcctggctggggctgacgcaGGTTAAGGAAGGCTGGTTTCAAAGGTTCTCAAattgcatagcctccaacatttctctaataataataataataataataataataataataataataatttatttataccccgcccttcccagccaaaaaaccgggctcagggcggctaacactaattaaaatcacagcaaaaacataaaaacaatcaatttaaaatacagattaaaatacaaattgaaaattaaaactgcagtctcattttcaaatagcccaccaataaaagaatgaagcataggGACATCTTATTCCACCCCCCTTCAGCATAattttccgatgaaaataggaacgtcctattccattgcctccaacgtttctccagtgAAGGAAAAGAGttacatttcgggatcaaatcagaaaccgtaatggcttctgtaattccgggaccGTCCCTGGATAATCAAGACAGTTGGAGGGTCCGATTGCAGGCTTGGGAAATACACTTCCCTTCCTGAGACCACAAAGAGCTGCCACTAGTCCTGGTGGACAATATGGGGCTTGATGAGTTGCCAGCGTATGGTACCACCACATTTGGGTGCAAGCGAGTGGCAGAACATCCTTTTCCCAAAGATCCCACATCCTGTCCCCGGCATCTCTAGCGAAGAAGGATCTTGGGCAGTAGATTAGTCTCTGTTTGCcatgaaagctgctgccagccagagcaggcaATGTTGGGTCTACATAGACAAATGGTCTGGCTTGGTCTAAGGCAGCTAAACTGCCTGTTGCTATGAAGAGAAGGAAGCCAAAAGGGTGAATTTCAGGGCTCCATTTTCACCACAGTTCTGCTAACTTTAACGGCGCAACATTTCACCATCATGGAAAAGCCTCTCTTGCTGATTCAGGTACCTAGGGAAACATGATGTGACAAGGCTTTTCTTTATAATATTTCCACAAAGGGAACTGCGAAAAGGAACACCTTCCTAGCGGAGAGATTTGAACTGCTTTAATAAGCAGATCTGCTGTGGATAACTTGCTGCCGAGATTAATTATTCaggtgcatattttttttaaagtcaacgCAAAGGCAAAACAGCAGTTGCCTCacatcaaaaaggatattgcaggaGCCTAAGGGGGCAGAAtcctgttgctctcaggtcctccttgcaggctttccagagagaggcacctggttggccactgtgagaacaggatgctgggctggatgagaccccctttggcctgatccatcagccaGGCTCATTTTTACATTGGGTTGGGGGTTGGTCATCTTGAGCCAATACATCACTTACAAGAATTGTAAATCCTATGGGAATAGGATTTGCACTGAATTTAAGCtagattcctctccccccccaccaccttgcTCCCATTTCATGGATATAATTTTAttgcccccttcatggatcactgccttgtcgtggcgaaggggcttgaattactcaggaagctatggacaggtcaagatggacaggtcatagtggagagtttggaccaaacgtgatccacctggagtaggaactggcaagccactccagtatccctgccaagaaaactgcatggacaaagacaacaggcatataaaagatatgacgctggaagatgagcccctcaggtcggaaggcgtccaacatgctactggggaagagcggaggacaagtacaagtagatccagagctgatgaagcggctgggccaaagccgaaaggacgcacagttgctgatatgcctggaagcgaaaggaaagtccaatgctgtaaagaaaagtattgcataggaacctggaatgtaagaaccatgaaccttggaaagctggatgtggtaaaaaatgagatggcaagaataaacattgacatcctaggcatcagtgaactaaaatggacaggaatgggcgaattcagttcggatgactatcatatctactactgtgggcaggaatcccgtaaaagaaatggagtggccctcatagtcaacaaaagagtggcgaaagctgtactgggatgcaatttcaaaaatgatagaatgatctcgatacgaatccaaggcagaccttttaacatcacagtaatccaagtttatgcaccaactaccagtgctgaagaaactgaaattgatcaattctatgaagacttacaacaccttatagaaatgacaccaaagaaggatgttcttctcattataggggattggaatgctaaagtagggagtcaagagataaaaggaacaactggcaagtttggccttggagttcaaaatgaagcagggcaaaggctaatagagttctgtcaagagaacaagctggtcatcacaaacactcttttccaacaacacaagagacgactctacacatggacatcaccagatgggcaacatcgaaatcagattgattatattctctgcagccaaagatggagaagctctatacactcagcaaaaacaagacctggagctgactgtggctcagatcatcagcttcttatagcaaaattccagcttaaactgaagaaagtaggaaaaaccactgggccagtaagatacaatctaaatcaaattccttatgaatacacagttgaagtgaagaacaggtttaaggatttagagttggtggatagagtgcctgaagaactgtggatggaggctcgtaacattatacaggagacagcaacgaaaaccatcccaatgaaaaagaaatgcaagaaagcaaagtgg from Lacerta agilis isolate rLacAgi1 chromosome 11, rLacAgi1.pri, whole genome shotgun sequence harbors:
- the MYORG gene encoding myogenesis-regulating glycosidase, producing the protein MYSFLPENFTPVKQKPVKELKPMIVAIVLGLILLIAAVVAWCYYVSSLRKAERLKTEQMDLHQDGFTIKNQDGEIVFRLAFQSGILDLESCSREGANLTCTRTDKGKLNFFIKIVTPKDTVMCYRVRWEEFVADTVVEHKMFWGDAHWYGGCEMSVQHWPIKLPGYQEPMPFVTSDVYSFRNSFGGILERYWLSSKAAAIKINDSVPFHLGFNASERSLVFQARYKDSPYKPPLGQPPFPELSYRVCIGSDVTSIHKYMVRKYFYKPSKIPSENAFKYPIWSTWALYKNDIDQDKLLRFAEKIKKYKFNWSHIEIDDTYTQAYGDFDFDPVKFPNVTETFKKLKEDGFQVTLWTHPFINYNSSNFGVGIERQLFIKEPTGRLPAMVEWWNGIGAILDFTNPAARDWFQSHLRQLRSKYGISSFKFDAGETSYLPKQFSTYRPLSDPSIWSRRYTEMAIPFYELAEVRVGYQSQNISCFFRIIDRDSVWGYELGLKSLIPTVLTISMLGYPFISADMIGGNFFPNKTDGAVEIPDQELYIRWLELSAFMPSMQFSIPPWLYDREVIDIALKFTRLHESLVAPLLLELAGEITDTGDPIIRPIWWISPHDEAAHKIDSQFLIGDTLMVAPVLEMGKQERDIYIPAGKWRSYKGELFEKTPTLVTDYPVDLDEVAYFVWVS